The following coding sequences are from one Microtus pennsylvanicus isolate mMicPen1 chromosome 1, mMicPen1.hap1, whole genome shotgun sequence window:
- the Arl6ip4 gene encoding ADP-ribosylation factor-like protein 6-interacting protein 4 yields MAHVGSRKRSRSRSRSRGRRGSEKRSKKSSKDASRNCSTSKSQGHKASSTSEERSKHKARRTARSSSSSSSSSSSSSASSSSSSDGRKKHGKHKDKKRKKKKKRKKKLKRKAKEKAVVVHPVEALPGPSLDQWHRSAGEDNDGPVLTDEQKSRIQAMKPMTKEEWDARQSVIRKVVDPETGRTRLIKGDGEVLEEIVTKERHREINKQATRGDGLAFQMRAGLLP; encoded by the exons ATGGCTCACGTTGGCTCTCGCAAGCGCTCGAGGAGTCGCAGTCGGTCGCGGGGTCGACGGGGGTCAGAAAAGCGAAGCAAGAAGAGTAGTAAGGACGCCTCGAGGAACTGCTCAACCTCCAAATCCCAGGGTCACAAGGCCAGCAGCACGTCTGAGG agagaagcaagcacAAGGCCCGGAGGACAGCGAGgtccagctcttcctcctcctcttccagttCTTCCAGCTCTGCATCGTCCTCATCTTCCAGCGATGGCCGGAAGAAGCACGGGAAACACAAGgataagaagaggaaaaagaagaagaaacggAAGAAGAAGCTAAAGAGGAAAGCCAAGGagaaggcagtggtggtgcacccgGTTGAGGCTCTGCCCGGCCCCTCACTGGATCAGTGGCACAGATCAGCTGGGGAGGACAACGATGGCCCAG TCCTGACTGATGAGCAGAAGTCTCGTATCCAGGCTATGAAGCCCATGACAAAGGAGGAGTGGGATGCTCGACAGAGTGTCATTCGCAAGGTGGTGGATCCAGAGACAGGACGCACAAG gctcaTCAAGGGAGATGGTGAGGTTTTAGAGGAAATCGTAACCAAAGAACGGCACAGAGAGATCAACAAG CAAGCCACCCGAGGGGACGGTCTGGCCTTCCAGATGCGAGCGGGCCTTCTCCCCTGA